Genomic window (Rosa chinensis cultivar Old Blush chromosome 6, RchiOBHm-V2, whole genome shotgun sequence):
TTTTAAGACacacaaaatggtcttttaTGACATGCAAAATGGTATTTTACGGCACACAATTAAAGTTGTAAAACATCTTTCATGACGCGCAAACGAGTGTTTAACGACGTGCAAAAAATGTTTCTTACGACACACATTTTGTGTGCCACAAGAGAAATTTGTCTGTTACAATACGCTTTTTTGTGTAGTAAAGTTGTTTTTTACGACGCACATTGTGTGTCGTAAAAGACCAGTTTTGTTGTAGTGCAATAATGATGAATGGGAGCTGAATTTACTTCGTCGGGGAGCCAATGAATGGACCAAACGTAATTATTCTGGTTACTCAAAACTGAAGACAATCAAAGGTGCTGCTTATCACAAAGAGGACGAAGAGTTCAACTTTTTCGATCCAGATGACAAGTCACTCACATTTTCTACTAAGAACCTACGCTGGCGCTATTTTAACATAATCTCTCCCGGGACAGCGGATATAGAAGAAGTAccatttaaatatttcataaatTATTCTCAGAGAGAGAAGTTGAAGGATAAGCTCGAGTTGGTAGAGAATGTTTCACTTTCTACTTGTGGGACACAGATGACTGTTGGCACACTTGTTTTCAGTGAGAGCATTACTGCTGATGCTGCTGACGACCAATCCAAGAGACATCAACTTAAAGGGGTTTGGATCCACCCCAGGTTCTACCAAGTCTCTTCTAATGATCAGAGTTGGTAATTCAGAGAGTGCCTAATCAATTTGTTTGGATTAAGTATTTAAGGGGAATTATAATAGTTCTGGTCTGTCATTTTCTGTTTTCAGGGTTACTAGTCCTACTCGATTGATCACTCAATTGAGAACTCCAAGCTTTTGGTTTTTCGGGATCTTAATTTTTGATTATTGGTGAACTTGATTACTGGTTCTTTGCCAAATGGTACTCAAATTTCCTTATTAGCATTATACAGGACTGGATTTATATTAACTTCCAAAGTTCTCATTCCAGATATTCCTGCAAATCTGCAGAAATTAAAGCGGCTACAAAGCTTTTTAATGTTATGTTTTCATTAGTTCATTAATACGTGCTAGGAACTAGTTTGAGTAACCATTGTTCAGGAATCACTAGCTAACCACTCATACATTAACCACTCTTCAAGAATAGTAACTACAgagtcaaacagaacaaaggaATAAGAGATTGAAATTTTCTGATGTAATTTACCTTCTCCAAGAATggagtatatatacaagatacatcaagacctattaggaaactaattaccagacctattaggaaactaattacaacagaataatcctaataatacacaatattcacaatcctaattacatggcaCGACTCACGCCAACATACAGTAATTTTAAAGAAGCTAAATGGAGAAGGGGTGTGATCAAACCACCATTAATACACGCACTGCATCTCATCAGTCCTGGGAAGTCTCCGAGTGTCGCACCACCTACATCTTAAGGAACGATGGCTCAATGGCTTTATAGACAAGATCGCTCTACCAAGGAATATGTGGTTTGGCATGGATAGAAACCATAGTACTTTTCCGATTAGACAACCATTAAATCAAAGAAGAGCTCGTTTTGGTAAAGAAACGAACCTATCAGGCGATGGTGGCAATGTTCAGGCCTAATGATGAGAACATGGCCACTCCCTCAGAACAGCTGCTTGCAAGCGATGAATACGTACATTATTGCTACTGttgtgataaaaaaaatgaCTTGGAGACAAAacctataataaaaaaattaaaaaacctaGTACATGGAACTTGCAGAGTTGTAGGTGGTTTATTATTCTGTGTTCACATCAATCTCAATCTATTCACTGTTTCATAGTCGACATAATTGAATACAGAAGCAATGTATTATACAAACCAGTTCTGTCACACGTGATAACATCCAAAAAGAGCAAATGAGCAATGTTGTGCGTGTAATGTCATATGCAAAGAAGGACCCACATCCTGTCGCCTATTTCTAAATCCTTTTTGATTCCTTCTCCTCACCTCATAGTGTTAAGCACCAGAAAAGACACAAATTGACCAAGAATAGTGAGAGCTCAAGAACTGAAGAAAGTGGGGTGAAGCTAGAACCAGAAAACAAAATCCATCTTTCATCAACAATTAAAGAAAGTATGTTCGGGGTTGGATTAAGGTTGGCTTCTCTACCATTTTGATTTTCTCCTTTTAGTCATATACTATAGTTGATGGCAATACTAGTTTCTCCTCTCTGTGGTTGAGGTATTCCCTTTCGATTAAACTTTTGATGAGTGAATAGTAAATTGCTGGCTTTGTATTACTATGATTATACTGAATTGATGAAAGTAAAACTGAGAACTGATGTAAATTGAAGTTTTGAACAGAAAACATGTTACCTTTACAAGAGCTTTGGTTTCTCCAAGCTGCTTCAGGATGGGGTATTCATCCCAGAGCGGAAGGTAACCCAATTTGACTGGATATGAGCTAAATCGTACGTATTGTCTTTTCGTgatttaattacattttatcAAATGCTTGTCAAAGCAGACTTGAAGGAAAGGTGGCACTGATTACAGGAGCAGCAAGTGGTCTAGGAAAGGCAACTGCATCAAAATTCATCAGCAATGGAGCCAAGGTTGTTCTTGCAGATATCCAACACCAGCTTGGCCAAGACGCAGCAAAGGAACTTGGTCCTAATGCCAGCTTCATTGCCTGTGATGTCACAAAAGAATCCGACATTTCCAATGCTGTAGATTTCACCATCTCTAAGCACAGCCAGCTTGATATTATGCACAGCAATGCAGGTGTAGCTTGTAAATCTCCTCCAAGCATTGTGGACCTTGACCTGGCAGTGTTTGATCGTGTCATGAACATCAACGTGCGAGGAGTCCTGGCAGGAATTAAGCACGCTTCACGTGTGATGATCCCCCGCAAAACTGGCTCAATTCTCTGCACAGCCAGCGTCACAGGACTAATGGGAGGACTAGCACAGCACACCTATTCTCTGTCCAAGTTTGCTGTAATAGGCATTGTCAAGTCTCTGGCTGCAGAGCTACGCCAGCATGGGATCCGGGTCAATTGCATATCCCCATTCGCCATTCCAACCCCATTTGTTATCGAAGAAATGAGTCAGATTTATCCAGGAGCTGATGAAGAGAAGTTAATTGAAATTATACATCGCTCTGGGGCCTTAGAAGGAGCAAACTGTGAACCCAATGACATTGCCAATGCTGCACTTTACCTAGCTTCAGATGAGGCTAAATATGTTAGTGGCCATAATTTGGTTGTAGATGGAGGTTTTACATCTTTCAAGACTTTTAGTTTCCCTGCACCAGATCAGGTGCTTTAAGCACTCCATgtcaattcttgtaatgcaaAGATCAAAGTTCCCAATTCAAACCACTTTCTAGTTTCTACTATTGTATGAAGATTCACTGAGAATAAAGAAACAAGCTAAACCCTCAAGCAACATTGAATTATCAAAGCTTACTAGTACATACAAAAATGCCAGAGAAGATAAATTCAGTGAACGAAAAGCGAAAACCTTCAATGGGTTTTGACAACTAGGCCTGCTCTATCCTCTGGGCAATCAAATTCACAGCTGCATTGGCTGATGAGAATGCCCCATGAAAACTTTCCTGATAAGAAATGGATTCCAAGTCCATTGCCATCTTCAACAAAATCTCACCCAGATCAGTCTGTTTCTCTAGCAAAGCCTTACAGTATGATTGAGCAGCAATCTTGCTGATTTCCACATTGGTTGGTTCTGGGCAGTACTCATCATCCAACCACTTATGCAAAGTCACCCTCAACCACTCTGATTCCTACATCGATTCATATCAAAACAATCAAATAAACACTGGAAACAACTTCAATTTTGTAAAGTACAAAAAAGGGTACCGAGGAAATTGGAAGTCATATACCTCCAAGGCCTTGGAAGGGACCAAGTAATGTTCTGGGACCGTCAAGTCTTGAACTTGGTCATCtgggtcttcttcttcatccatttCTTGCTCATGGGTTTCTGGATTTGAGGCAGACTGAGATCTTGGAGCTGTTTGTGACTTGAAAAGGACAGTCTTTGTGAGAATTGGCTGCGATGGAACCAAGAAATTGAGTGCAGGCACAGCAAGATTGGTTTTTGCTGGAATTTTATTGGTAGAGGCAGAATTGAACTTTGGAATTGCTGTAATTATTCGAGCTCCATACAAGGATTTCATGGCTTTTGGTGGCGGGAAATAAACTGAAGTGTTTTCTTTGCCTGGAATTCACAGGTGAGCCTGTTGATGGTTTTAGACCTGCAATGTCTGGttccttttggttttggattaGGCTCTGTGGGGTCCACCAGGACCCGACCCAG
Coding sequences:
- the LOC112172517 gene encoding secoisolariciresinol dehydrogenase isoform X2, producing MGYSSQSGRLEGKVALITGAASGLGKATASKFISNGAKVVLADIQHQLGQDAAKELGPNASFIACDVTKESDISNAVDFTISKHSQLDIMHSNAGVACKSPPSIVDLDLAVFDRVMNINVRGVLAGIKHASRVMIPRKTGSILCTASVTGLMGGLAQHTYSLSKFAVIGIVKSLAAELRQHGIRVNCISPFAIPTPFVIEEMSQIYPGADEEKLIEIIHRSGALEGANCEPNDIANAALYLASDEAKYVSGHNLVVDGGFTSFKTFSFPAPDQVL
- the LOC112172518 gene encoding uncharacterized protein LOC112172518, with the protein product MKSLYGARIITAIPKFNSASTNKIPAKTNLAVPALNFLVPSQPILTKTVLFKSQTAPRSQSASNPETHEQEMDEEEDPDDQVQDLTVPEHYLVPSKALEESEWLRVTLHKWLDDEYCPEPTNVEISKIAAQSYCKALLEKQTDLGEILLKMAMDLESISYQESFHGAFSSANAAVNLIAQRIEQA
- the LOC112172517 gene encoding secoisolariciresinol dehydrogenase isoform X1; translation: MFGVGLRKHVTFTRALVSPSCFRMGYSSQSGRLEGKVALITGAASGLGKATASKFISNGAKVVLADIQHQLGQDAAKELGPNASFIACDVTKESDISNAVDFTISKHSQLDIMHSNAGVACKSPPSIVDLDLAVFDRVMNINVRGVLAGIKHASRVMIPRKTGSILCTASVTGLMGGLAQHTYSLSKFAVIGIVKSLAAELRQHGIRVNCISPFAIPTPFVIEEMSQIYPGADEEKLIEIIHRSGALEGANCEPNDIANAALYLASDEAKYVSGHNLVVDGGFTSFKTFSFPAPDQVL